One part of the Rutidosis leptorrhynchoides isolate AG116_Rl617_1_P2 chromosome 1, CSIRO_AGI_Rlap_v1, whole genome shotgun sequence genome encodes these proteins:
- the LOC139885852 gene encoding uncharacterized protein, translated as MPKVPLWDLPELPNNQLPLHLQLQKTRVSCNNDAPTNTEDITYSGAYASMGVDNSLRLDEFKKNFKVQVIKLNEEDMEFDLVGIDASFANAFRRILISELPTMAIEKVLVAYSSSVVQDEILAHRLGLVPIKVDPRLFDYMSENDVPNEKNCIVFKLHFKNERGSGERRTVYSHDLKWLPFGSEYLLPTESSSDPMSKKKTYTSFTSSQDTLPEFSNNPITVTPGIIISKLGPGQEIELEAHAVKGVGKTHAKWSPVATAWYRMLPEVILLQDVEGADAETLVKKCPVNVFDIEDMGEGRKRATVAQPRACTMCRECIREPGWEEKVALRRVKDHFIFTIESTGALPPEVLFTEAVKILEDKCARVISELS; from the exons ATGCCGAAAGTTCCTCTTTGGGATTTGCCTGAACTCCCCAATAATCAGCTtccacttcatcttcaacttcaaaAAACTCGTGTTTCCTGCAACAATGATGCTCCAACTAAT acAGAGGATATTACCTACTCTGGTGCATATGCATCAATGGGAGTTGATAACAGCTTAAGGCTTGATGAATTTAAAAAGAACTTCAAAGTTCAGGTGATCAAGCTTAATGAAGAAGACATGGAGTTTGATTTAGTTGGAATTGATGCTTCTTTTGCTAATGCTTTTAGAAGAATCCTCATTTCTGAG CTTCCTACAATGGCAATTGAGAAGGTTCTTGTTGCTTATAGTTCATCTGTAGTACAAGATGAGATACTCGCCCACCGATTAGGACTTGTACCGATAAAGGTTGACCCGAGGCTGTTCGATTATATGTCAG AAAATGACGTTCCTAATGAGAAGAATTGTATCGTTTTTAAACTACATTTCAAGAACGAGCGAGGATCTGGTGAACGTCGTACAG TGTACTCTCATGATCTGAAGTGGCTACCATTTGGAAGTGAATACTTGCTTCCAACTGAAAGTTCTTCAGATCCAATGTCAAAGAAAAAAACGTACACATCGTTTACTTCCAGCCAAGACACGTTGCCGGAATTTTCGAATAATCCAATTACTGTCACACCCGGAATAATTATTTCAAAACTTGGGCCTGGTCAG GAAATAGAGCTAGAAGCGCATGCGGTTAAAGGCGTCGGTAAAACACATGCCAAATGGTCTCCTGTTGCCACTGCTTGGTACAGAATGCTCCCTGAG GTTATATTGCTGCAAGACGTTGAAGGTGCTGATGCAGAGACACTTGTAAAAAAATGCCCTGTTAATGTGTTTGACATTGAAGATATGGGTGAAG GTAGGAAAAGGGCAACTGTGGCTCAACCTAGAGCTTGTACTATGTGTAGGGAATGCATTAGAGAGCCTGGGTGGGAAGAAAAGGTTGCATTACGACGTGTGAAAGATCATTTTATCT TCACAATAGAATCAACTGGAGCATTGCCTCCTGAGGTGCTATTCACTGAAGCtgtcaagattctggaagacaagTGCGCACGTGTGATATCTGAGCTCTCATAA
- the LOC139885853 gene encoding ER membrane protein complex subunit 8/9 homolog, with product MSNGSDCRYVIAQNAYIKLVLHALKHKTSAVNGVLLGRLSGDVVEITESVPLFHSSQIGLLPPLEISLLTIEEYYRSQGLSIVGYFHANERFDDIELGTVARNIADHIHRYFPQAAVLLLDNKKLGALQNKKDSAPVVQLYTRDSSKNWKQVESDGTKRITTKEPSANVVLLDFTSSEKWNDIVDFDDHLDDISKDWLNSELFK from the exons ATGAGCAACGGCAGTGACTGTAGATACGTGATCGCCCAAAATGCTTACATCAAGCTCGTCCTCCATGCCTTAAAGCACAAAACATCCGCCGTTAACGGCGTCCTTCTCGGCCGTCTCTCCGGCGATGTTGTCGAAATCACCGAATCTGTTCCTCTTTTTCACTCTTCTCAGATCGGACTATTACCTCCTCTGGAGATCTCCTTACTTACG ATAGAAGAGTATTACAGGTCACAGGGATTGAGTATTGTTGGCTATTTTCATGCTAATGAGCGATTCGATGATATTGAGCTCGGAACGGTTGCTAGGAATATTGCCGATCACATCCATCGTTATTTTCCTCAAGCTGCCGTACTTTTG TTAGATAACAAAAAGCTTGGAGCATTGCAAAACAAGAAGGATTCAGCTCCTGTAGTGCAG CTTTATACACGAGACTCCTCAAAGAATTGGAAGCAAGTTGAGTCGGATGGAACCAAGCGGATCACCACCAAGGAGCCATCTGCCAACGTGGTGTTACTGGATTTTACTTCGTCCGAGAAGTGGAACGATATTGTGGACTTCGATGACCATCTTGATGACATAAGCAA GGATTGGTTGAACTCTGAACTCTTCAAGTAG